In Hippoglossus hippoglossus isolate fHipHip1 chromosome 24, fHipHip1.pri, whole genome shotgun sequence, a single genomic region encodes these proteins:
- the LOC117758746 gene encoding transcription factor E2F2-like: protein MVRCVVSGCPNRSVLVNPGISLRPPKRFFSFPADPARVKVWLAALRETVKQDWTEQHVICEDHFLPEDISTDKVNSDAIPLMPPYLDGALGLISPWGAESSEEEEEEEEQWTTGGCDDEDEGGEAPSAPDPPPQGPAAGLENPPEPEKTSAAQPQRKRSKEVSRHDTSLVLLTQRFLELLLAAPGGSLDLRQVAASLKIRKRRVYDITNILDGIKLIQKESANRIKWIGKIPISNFLRKNQQRFQKELENLKLVEDTLDGLIKSCAQQLFDMTDDLENSASAYVTLEDISRLRVLQEQTVIVIRAPEETKLEIPAPKEDSIQVHLKAGKGPITVVTREMGSLDAMTSDPGRTGSGFFLMLEESRVRTSSLNTVS from the exons ATGGTGCGGTGTGTGGTGTCCGGGTGTCCGAACCGCTCGGTGCTCGTGAACCCGGGAATCTCCCTCCGACCCCCGAAGAGGTTCTTCAGCTTCCCCGCGGACCCGGCGCGAGTCAAG GTGTGGCTGGCGGCGCTGAGAGAGACGGTCAAGCAGGACTGGACCGAGCAGCATGTGATCTGCGAGGACCACTTCCTGCCGGAGGACATCTCCACCGATAAGGTCAACAGTGATGCCATTCCCCTCATGCCCCCCTACCTGGACGGAGCCCTGGGCCTGATCAGCCCCTGGGGGGCCGAGTcctcggaggaggaggaggaggaggaggagcagtggacCACCGGAGGCTGTGACGACGAGGACGAAGGTGGAGAAGCTCCTTCTGCAccggacccccccccccag GGACCTGCAGCCGGTTTGGAGAATCCTCCGGAACCTGAGAAAACCAG TGCTGCCCAGCCGCAGAGGAAACGGTCCAAAGAAGTTTCCAGACACG ACACGTCTCTGGTTCTGCTGACTCAGCGcttcctggagctgctgctggcgGCCCCGGGCGGCTCTCTGGACCTCAGGCAGGTCGCTGCCAGCCTGAAGATCCGCAAGCGGCGTGTTTACGATATCACCAACATCCTGGACGGCATCAAACTCATTCAGAAGGAGTCGGCCAACAGGATCAAGTGGAT AGGGAAGATTCCCATCTCTAACTTTCTGAGGAAGAACCAGCAGCGGTtccagaaggagctggagaaccTGAAGCTGGTGGAGGACACGTTGGACGGCCTCATCAAGAGCTGCGCTCAGCAGCTCTTCGACATGACGGACGACCTGGAGAACTCTGC GTCAGCGTACGTGACCCTGGAGGACATCAGCCGCCTCCGGGTTCTGCAGGAGCAGACGGTGATCGTCATCAGAGCTCCGGAGGAAACCAAACTGGAGATTCCTGCGCCCAAAGAG GACAGTATCCAGGTCCACCTGAAGGCAGGGAAGGGTCCCATCACGGTGGTGACCCGTGAGATGGGATCACTGGACgccatgacctctgaccccggGCGGACGGGAAGCGGCTTCTTTTTAATGCTGGAGGAGAGTCGGGTCAGGACGAGCTCACTGAACACAG tgTCTTGA